The following DNA comes from Cucumis sativus cultivar 9930 chromosome 7, Cucumber_9930_V3, whole genome shotgun sequence.
TTAGCAACCAATCTTGCTTTGTGCTTGACAACTTCTCCATTAGGgtctttcttcaatttgaacACCCATTTTAGACCAATGGGTTTGTGTCCTAGTGGAAGCTCGGTCAGACTCCATGTGTTGTTTTTCTCAATGGATTTTAATTCGTTCTTCATTGCTTCGTACCAACGACCCTCTGTAACAGCTTCTTGGTAACAAGTCGGTTCTTCAGACACTACCATCATCAACTCATTCTCTTGTTCATCACCACCTACAACTTCCTCTGTGTTGGCGTAGATGTCACTGAGAGATCTTAGACGGACCGATGTGTTCGTCGATGGAGGAGATGGACTGGTCTCTCCAATCGCAGGTATCTCAGTTGCATGTGGTAAGGCATTTTCAACCCCAGTTTTTGCATCCTCCAAGTTTTCGTACTCGTCAGAATAAAATTGGTCCATCACCTGAAACTCTATAATCTCCTTACTGTCACTAACAACTTCGTTCCAAGCCCATTCAAGATTCTCTTGAAAAAGAACATCTCTACTAATTTGTAGTTTTCCACTGCCTGGGTCATATAAGCGATGGGCTTTGCATCCTTCTTCGACACCAAAATATACCATTGGTGAGCTTCGATCGTCGAGTTTCTTGAGGTGAGGGGTTGTGTTCTTTACATATGCCACACAACCAAAGACTCTTAAGTGTGCAAGATGTGGCTTTCTCCCCATCCAAGCTTCAAATGGTGTGCGTTCTCCAAGGGCCTTCGTTGGAAGACGGTTTAACAAATAAGCTGCGTGTCTCACTGCCTCTCCCCAAAATTTTGCAGGCACATGCATGCTTTTGAGGAGTGATCTCGTCATCGCCATTACGGTGCGGTTACGACGCTCTACAATGCCATTTTGTTGTGGTGAATATGGAGCGGTGAGGTGTCGTTcgattcctttttttttttgcaaaattgaGTAAACTCTGCAGATAAGAACTCACCACCTCGATCCGTCTGAAGCGTCTGTTCTTGTACTCCGTCTTGTTCTCcattaagaatttgaatttcttgaatgCTTCAAATGCGTCACTTTTTGCCTCCAACATATACAGCCACATCCATCTTGTGGAATCGTCAACGATCAACAGAAAATACTTGTTTCCAGCAAGAGTACATGGTGAAATCGGTCCGCATATATCAGCATGGAGGAGTTCTAATGGCTTCTCTGCTCTATATGTTGATTGACGGGGGAAGGGCAATCTGGCTTGTTTGGTAATCACGCACGCTTCACTAGTGGTACTCCAACTACCAATTTCTTCTCCCCCATAAGCTTCAAGTCATGAAAATTTACATGGCCAAGTCTCACGTGCCATAACCATGTTGGATCTTCTAGGCTTGTCAGAAGGCAGACTTGCTTGAGTGTCTTCAAAGTTATCTTGTACAAACGATTTTGAGTTCGCTTCACCGACATCAAAAGCTTTCCACTCCTATCACACACTTTCATGATATCTTCTATCATTTGCACCTTATTTTcgttttctatcatttttctGAAGCTTATGATGTTACTACATAATTTTGGAATGTAATACACCTCTTGGAGAGCCTTCTGATCACCGTTCTTGCACTCGAACATGAATGTTCCTTTTCCCATGATCTGAATGGTTGATCGCCAAACTTCACCCTCCCAGTGAAGCTTTCATCTAATTCTTGGAACTTCTTACGATGGCCAGCCATGTGGTTACTAGCACCGTTGTCTAGATACCAAACATCATTATTTTCTCCATTCTTGTTGTTGCAATACATCTCTGGCAACAACCGCTCTTTGCTGAGTAGTATGGCATCCTCCTGATCACATATAGTGCGTGTCCCCTCCTGGGACATGGCCATCATCAAAGTTGGTTCTTCTTCGACGGCACAAGTTAGATGAGCTTCCTCGTCACGACCTTTTCCACGACATTCCGACGCGTAATGTCCCATCTTGTTGCAAGTGAAACACTTAATATGACTTTTATCACGAGTGCCATTTCCAGTGTTGCTAGTGCCTCCCGCACTATTTTGACGCTCAGTGCCACGACCACGTCCTCGCCATCTTCCTCGATCGGTACCACCAAATTCGCGCCCTTTGGTCATCGAGGAGTTGTCACCACTATGTCCTTTTTGTCTAGCTTTCCATTCGGCATGGGTAAGTAGGAGTTGTCCATCGgtgttgttattgttttctCGAAGTCGTGTTGTTCGTTCCTCGTACGCCTTCATCCGTCCAATTGCTTCTTCAAATGGCATGGTTTCGAGATCTTGAAATTGCTCAATTCCGGCGACAATGGGAAGATATTTGTCGGGTACGGAATCGAGGAGCTTCTTGACCAATGATGAATCCTTAAGTGCAACTCCGAGGGTGGTGAACTTGCTTGCTAATCCGCTGATTTTTCCTGCAAACTCATCGATCATCTCGGTTTCCTTCATTCGAAGAACATTAAACTCACGCTTCAAGGTTTGAACTCTCGCCATCTTCACCCGCTCACTGCCCAAGTACCTTGTCTTGAGACTATCCCATATTTCCTTTGCGGTCTTCTTCTTAGCAATTTGTAGAAGCACATCTTCCGGGATGCATTGGAGAATGTATGCACACGccttcttgtctttcttcacATCCACTTCGGCTCCTCTCGCTGGCTCTATTGCTTCCCAAACTCCTTGGGCATCGAGGATTGCTTCTGCCTTTATCGTCCACACCGTGTAGTTGTGTGGAGTTAACATCGGGTAGAGAATTGGCATTCCGCCATTCTCCTTTGTTTGCTGCGAGGTGCTTGTCATCTTTGTTGGAATATGCGATGAGAAGAcaacctgctctgataccaaatgttggttttacaacaaaaaatcTGTAAAATCTCACGCACTCTTCTTGAAGAAAGCAAAGATAAATACTTTGTAAGATATATTGccaagagggagagaaaattaaatgaaacttCTTAcctttattcaatttgatggactaatatttatagtctaaaaagaagcaaaattaGTAACCCACTAACTTAGTGCTTGCTAAAACTTTGGACatgattaaaaaacaaataaccaaaaacaataaatagaaaaataacttaattcttCCACCTATTTAGGAAGATCGTGGCAAATTAATAGCCACATGATCCTccatatttcaaaagtttagtTGGGAGTTTGAGATATTTTACTTACACCATGACCAAGTGTTTTTTTGCAGCATTTAATAGGTGAGTCGATTTATGGAATCTCCTACAACTACTCATTTGAAAGTGGCAAAGAGAATTTTTCGTTACCTCAAAGGTACGCTTGACTTTGGgttattttattcttcatcTATAGAATCCAAGCTTGAGTTAATTTAGTAAGAGTTTCATATTCATTAAGTGTAGGTTTTAAACTGTTGTGTTAATTTGTAGTATGAGTTATGCTCATGACGACAATCCTATTTCTAAATCTAAATCATTCCAGTGTGAGGTAtaatacacacaaaaaaagttaaattattccaataaagtttatttttatttcttctcaaaTACTCTATTCGGTAATGATCTATTTGGAGTGTTCATCACACGCTTCCAACAACACCAAGTCAAATCTccaagaaaatatgaaaaaaaaaaatctcaagtTGCAAAATTGATGCCAATGCTGAAGTGTTAGGTCAATTCTGGCCCAATGCACAAACtcaaaaagacaaaaaattgCATAGTGTAGCCCAGCACACAACATCACAAAGTTGGGTTTGGTGCAACGACGCCTTGCGTTGTAACAAAGTGCGGCAtgaacatttatatatatatgaatatttcatgaacatattttccaaaaagcTGGTTTTTCTTACCGCATTTGATTGCATATTGTTCAAGAAGAATAGATACATTTTCCATAACAAATAAATTCCCAATACGGTtcaaaaaacattaaatataaaaggaaaaagaaaagcaattaactaaagaaacattaaattattacCAGAATTCTATCACGATATTTCTCCCTAATCCTTGTAGCCTCTACAAACATGGAAAACTCCTCAGTTCTAAACTTACAAAAATATGAACATATGAACATTGCAATCAAAACCCAAGTAATAAGGATTGTGGagaggaaattaaaaaatataataaggaTTGTGGATAGGGAAAAAACAAACCTAGGAGAGAGTTAAGATAAATTAATCGTGGCTGGTGGAGGGAGAGGCGCACGGCGGTGTTGGGGCACATGATGACGAGAGAGAGAAAGACGGATGGCAGGCAGAGATGGAGAGGGAGCCTTAGAAGTTCGAAGATGTGGGAGATGAAGTTTCAGATATGTGTTGTGGGTTTTTTAAAAGGCTATCTCCCGACATCGTATGAAAAACATCATGAGTTAATAGAGATCTCCGGATGCGCTATTTAAATTGCCTGCAAGTTTGGAGAGAACTCTCGACACATTATTTAATGCTTAGAGAGTTGGTAGGAAACTCCAAACCCAATAAAAACGGTCTCAGGAGATATCAAAATTTACCGTTTTCTGTAACTAACGTCCAATGCCAATTTATGACATCGGGAGCTAACCATGAATTTTGACGTTCTTTACAGCCCATGGGATATATCCTTTCGTACGCCCAACGATGGTTTTGTGTGTCgagaatacatttttttttttatatggcCATCTTGatgtttagaatttgattgGGAGTTTTTGGAGGAGATTGAGAATCTGTCCAGCAAGATCAGGTTTGTTTATGACAAGATTTTGGTAAGTTCTTGGTGAGTTCCTTTGTGAAACCTTGGTTACCCATTGTGCGTATATGGGTCTaaccttttagttttttgttagTTCTTTAAGGTtgaaatttaaagttgttCTTAATTCCTGTAATCTGGTTGAGAGCTTGGAGCCAAAGCTTGGAAGCTTCTGTTTGCCTtggataaattatttgaagattAAGTAATTGCATAAATTAGTGGATGAGCTTGGAGCCAAAGGTCGTTGTTTCCGCTCTTCTTTACTTTTCCAtgattttagatttgttttgAACTCTTTGttgaatagaaaatttcatgatttatatatacacatttatttgcttttatgattttaaatagGGAACTCTAAGTTAGAAGTATCTGTTTATTCACTAATTATAttcatttatgttattttaaacattattcACCTCAGGTTTTATT
Coding sequences within:
- the LOC116405251 gene encoding uncharacterized protein LOC116405251, with product MTSTSQQTKENGGMPILYPMLTPHNYTVWTIKAEAILDAQGVWEAIEPARGAEVDVKKDKKACAYILQCIPEDVLLQIAKKKTAKEIWDSLKTRYLGSERVKMARVQTLKREFNVLRMKETEMIDEFAGKISGLASKFTTLGVALKDSSLVKKLLDSVPDKYLPIVAGIEQFQDLETMPFEEAIGRMKAYEERTTRLRENNNNTDGQLLLTHAEWKARQKGHSGDNSSMTKGREFGGTDRGRWRGRGRGTERQNSAGGTSNTGNGTRDKSHIKCFTCNKMGHYASECRGKGRDEEAHLTCAVEEEPTLMMAMSQEGTRTICDQEDAILLSKERLLPEMYCNNKNGENNDVWYLDNGASNHMAGHRKKFQELDESFTGRVKFGDQPFRSWEKEHSCSSARTVIRRLSKRCITFQNYVVTS